In the Malaya genurostris strain Urasoe2022 chromosome 1, Malgen_1.1, whole genome shotgun sequence genome, one interval contains:
- the LOC131438420 gene encoding ADP-ribosylation factor-like protein 8 — MLALINRILDWFKSLFWKEEMELTLVGLQYSGKTTFVNVIASGQFCEDMIPTVGFNMRKVTKGNVTIKVWDIGGQPRFRSMWERYCRGVNAIVYMVDAADLDKMEASRNELHSLLDKPQLAGIPVLVLGNKRDIAGALDETGLIERMNLSSIQDREICCYSISCKEKDNIDITLQWLIAHSKSQSR; from the exons ATGTTAGCCCTAATCAACCGGATTCTGGACTGGTTCAAGAGCCTGTTCTGGAAGGAGGAAATGGAACTAACGCTGGTTGGACTGCAGTACTCGGGGAAGACGACCTTTGTCAACGTAATTGCT TCCGGTCAGTTCTGCGAAGACATGATCCCGACGGTCGGATTTAACATGCGCAAAGTGACCAAGGGTAACGTGACTATCAAGGTGTGGGACATCGGAGGCCAGCCGCGATTCCGATCTATGTGGGAACGATACTGTCGCGGGGTGAACGCCATTGT CTACATGGTTGACGCAGCCGATTTGGACAAGATGGAAGCATCCAGGAATGAGCTTCATTCGCTACTGGATAAGCCGCAACTGGCCGGCATACCGGTGCTGGTGCTAGGAAACAAACGAGACATTGCCGGTGCATTGGATGAGACTGGACTGATTGAGAGAAT GAACCTATCCAGCATACAAGATCGTGAAATTTGTTGCTATAGCATCTCTTGTAAAGAGAAAGACAATATCGATATAACCCTACAGTGGCTAATTGCCCACTCCAAGAGCCAAAGTCGTTAA
- the LOC131425801 gene encoding uncharacterized protein LOC131425801 yields MTSRKSTKGSSTNVDDVATGFSNMNHPETAISSEMVGQMEKASKPNSTGQVEAIPRQVIQLQSESHSKVAVVSLPSQQVTTSRTESYRTGTVPKLQKAQNSANNKNKANDVVVTRNLRPRVRENRVSSCKLCENFDNDNMVQCDLCDSWYHFSCVDVSESIAEVSWSCPGCAKVISANVTNVQTPSAMIHLTSEPVNRRLTNVQILDNPPPNAVVSLRSSGTTSKSSASRRKTELLLKRLEEERVIQMQYLERKYKLLQDLESEKSSVASDLESFADNMSKVQQWMEDTGIHGNDSGLVDLYPEEDPETSHQQESHNHPGLRAEPPKGLIGGEGQGRNYSQRPVHNCVNLQNYLKHRNAGNPRQNVEPRVTFTGTGRCVSTRPGVSNQFTEPDPYNQYLYNRTESHRYSTNPRETGTFTGGLDFIPRQGSTPVRQTLSRVTEPAVSNEDGEMVYSLNRSQLAARQAVSKDLPDFGGNPEDWPLFYSIFNSSTQLCGFTNEENMLRLRKCLKGKALEAVKCRLLHPSNVHGVMQTLKMLYGRPEAIIQGIVRKIRALPPPSIEKLDTVIHFALNVENLVATVEACEIKDFMYNASLKYELMERLPPTLKLDWAKHSRNNPTPNLLEFSSWLRSIAEDASSVSIFIGSENRSRVGKKDSYLNVHSREDTSPSNKPLNSQDNSRCPGSKELMKVCVCCKGSCSNLGQCKRFNELSSDSRWAVTREFKVCRKCLRKHYGPCKQNKACGVNGCSFLHHSLLHSDRKSSTDEISTDTAQSGRSQRANTSCNVHQGQSEVLLRIIPVFLHGPSKTLRAYAFLDDGSELTLMEQSLADELGVKGPAKTLCLRWTGGTTRTEDVSQKVTCQISSIANPSKKFPLSNVHTVGNLQLRPQTLIVPEMKQKYRYLADLPIESYQEISPRILIGLDHASLSNIRKCREGTPNEPIAVKTRLGWTVYGCCKTKATYGYVNHHTAQLCQCRGKADEDLNEIMKQYFSLEGLGVSTPNKLLLSNEDQRAGELLETLTRRMNGRYESGLLWKYESVRLPDSKTMALRRWECLNRRLLKDRDLAQVINSTISDYLVKGYIRKLTVEELTTPQSHIWYLPMFPVVNPNKPGKTRLVWDAAAKSYGVSLNSVLLKGPDLLTSLISVLIRFREFRMAVSGDIREMYHQILMRPADQHRQRFFWKEKETDTNPSTYIMQVLSFGACCSPSIAQYVKNMHAKRYEHDYPDAVDAIIHQHYVDDMLISAESEEKAIQLATDVKMIHRSGGFEMRNWVSNSSRIVTALNGEKTEEKTMNIGQIGTTEKVLGMWWDTSADCFTYKLSTRHDPDLLAGRKCPTKREVLRTLMMIFDPLGLISQFTMFLRSLLQEIWRASVDWDEQIHAQQFEKWLKWLHALPRVADLKIPRCYRIATTANESNIVEMHTFVDASENGFAAVIYLRFEEGNTVECALAGAKTRVSPLKFLSIPRSELQAAVIGVRLADTIQRSLSKNILKRFFWTDSRDVLCWIQSDHRRYSQYVGARISEILETTNIQDWCWISTKLNVADEGTKWKTIPDLSSTSRWFRGPDFLWKCKEEWPAKLSSVGVTDTELRPHLQIHLKVQEPVIDVDRFSQWSTLLRTTAYVMRAVRNFQCTTRRIPITGGPLTRDELVEAEAYLYRTAQRSTYNREVSITSVSQQEQSPSKISKTSPLYGLYLFLDENGVLRNRGRANGCKFIDRSVANPVVLPRKHSVTKLIVMDVHRKLLHRNHATIINELKQRYYIPRLKVVYKSVRNECQLCKNELARPHAPMMSDLPPARLAAYSRPFCHMGVDYFGPMIVRIGRRTEKRWGVLVTCLTVRAIHLEVAHSLTADSCIMALRNVIARRGIPITIYSDRGTNFVGANKELKMALEELNHDKIVAELTTSHTTWSFIPPLSPHMGGAWERLIQTVKQNLNKLLPSHLPNDETLRNMLIEVEYIVNSRPLTDIPLDDDQSPVLTPNHFITGTSNGLPPWTCFNDNPLALKQSWRLSQAMANQFWKQWIHDYLPTITRRTKWFTKVKPIEINDIVIIVDMRLPCNS; encoded by the coding sequence ATGACAAGCCGAAAGTCTACGAAAGGTAGTTCGACAAATGTTGATGACGTAGCTACGGGTTTCAGCAACATGAACCATCCGGAAACAGCAATTTCTTCGGAGATGGTGGGACAAATGGAGAAAGCTTCTAAACCAAATTCGACAGGTCAGGTAGAGGCAATACCACGTCAGGTAATCCAGCTTCAAAGCGAGTCCCATTCGAAGGTCGCAGTTGTTTCCCTTCCTAGCCAACAGGTAACCACTAGTAGAACGGAGAGTTATAGAACTGGTACAGTTCCTAAATTACAAAAGGCGCAAAATAGTGCGAATAATAAGAATAAAGCCAATGATGTAGTTGTCACGCGTAACTTACGCCCCCGCGTTCGCGAAAATAGAGTCAGTAGCTGTAAATTATGCGAAAATTTCGATAACGATAACATGGTACAATGCGATTTATGTGATAGTTGGTACCATTTTAGTTGCGTCGACGTGAGTGAGTCAATTGCCGAAGTAAGCTGGTCGTGTCCGGGATGTGCAAAAGTGATAAGTGCAAATGTGACGAATGTGCAAACCCCCAGTGCGATGATACATCTAACTAGTGAACCTGTGAATCGAAGATTAACAAATGTTCAAATACTAGATAATCCACCCCCCAACGCTGTTGTTTCGTTAAGATCGTCTGGTACTACAAGCAAAAGTAGTGCTTCCAGAAGGAAAACCGAATTGCTGTTGAAAAGACTGGAAGAAGAAAGAGTAATCCAGATGCAGTATTTGGAACGGAAATACAAGCTATTGCAGGACCTGGAAAGCGAGAAATCTTCTGTAGCTAGCGATTTGGAATCCTTTGCAGACAATATGTCAAAGGTGCAGCAATGGATGGAAGATACGGGAATACACGGCAACGACTCGGGACTCGTCGATTTATATCCAGAGGAAGACCCCGAGACAAGTCATCAGCAAGAAAGTCATAATCATCCTGGGTTACGTGCAGAGCCACCGAAAGGGCTCATTGGCGGGGAAGGCCAAGGTCGAAACTACTCACAAAGACCAGTTCATAACTGTGTTAATCTCCAGAATTATCTCAAGCATAGAAACGCTGGcaatccgaggcaaaatgtcgaaCCAAGAGTGACCTTCACTGGAACAGGGAGATGCGTGTCTACGAGGCCCGGAGTCTCGAACCAATTTACAGAACCGGATCCATACAATCAGTATCTGTACAATCGTACCGAATCACATCGCTATTCTACAAACCCGAGAGAAACCGGAACGTTTACTGGCGGCTTAGATTTCATCCCCAGACAAGGATCGACGCCGGTCCGTCAGACACTATCGAGAGTAACTGAACCGGCGGTATCGAATGAAGATGGAGAAATGGTGTACTCGCTAAATCGAAGCCAGTTAGCCGCTAGACAGGCTGTGTCGAAAGATCTTCCGGACTTTGGTGGAAATCCGGAGGACTGGCCACTTTTCTACTCGATATTTAACTCGTCTACTCAACTTTGCGGATTCACGAATGAAGAGAATATGCTCAGACTGCGTAAATGCCTAAAAGGCAAGGCATTGGAAGCTGTGAAATGTCGCTTGTTGCATCCTTCGAATGTGCATGGGGTAATGCAAACTCTGAAGATGCTATACGGAAGACCCGAAGCTATTATCCAAGGAATCGTCAGAAAAATTCGAGCGCTCCCTCCACCGAGTATAGAGAAGCTGGATACTGTAATCCACTTTGCGCTTAACGTCGAGAATCTCGTAGCAACGGTCGAAGCATGCGAAATCAAGGACTTCATGTACAACGCATCCTTGAAGTATGAATTAATGGAAAGATTACCACCGACGCTAAAGTTGGATTGGGCGAAACATTCTCGTAACAATCCTACTCCCAATCTGTTGGAATTCAGTTCGTGGTTACGTTCAATCGCAGAAGACGCTAGCTCTGTTTCGATTTTCATCGGCAGCGAAAACCGTTCAAGAGTTGGCAAGAAAGACAGTTACCTGAACGTTCACTCTAGGGAGGACACTTCACCTTCTAATAAACCGTTAAACTCGCAGGATAACAGTAGATGCCCGGGGTCGAAAGAGCTTATGAAAGTATGCGTTTGTTGCAAAGGGAGTTGTTCAAACTTGGGCCAGTGTAAACGATTCAATGAACTCAGTAGCGACTCCAGATGGGCGGTCACACGAGAGTTCAAAGTGTGTCGAAAATGTTTACGAAAACACTACGGCCCGTGTAAGCAAAATAAGGCATGTGGAGTAAATGGTTGCTCTTTCCTGCACCATTCGCTCCTACACAGCGATAGAAAGTCATCCACCGATGAAATTTCTACAGATACCGCACAATCTGGGAGAAGTCAACGGGCAAACACGAGCTGTAACGTCCACCAGGGACAGTCTGAAGTCTTACTTCGAATTATTCCGGTATTTCTGCATGGCCCATCGAAGACACTGCGTGCCTATGCTTTCCTGGACGACGGTTCGGAACTCACGCTAATGGAACAAAGTTTAGCTGATGAACTAGGAGTGAAAGGACCCGCAAAAACGTTGTGCTTGCGATGGACCGGTGGTACTACAAGAACGGAAGACGTTTCGCAGAAGGTGACCTGCCAGATCTCAAGTATAGCAAATCCTTCTAAGAAATTCCCGCTGTCCAACGTACATACTGTTGGAAACCTACAGCTTCGACCGCAGACGCTGATAGTACCAGAAATGAAGCAAAAATACCGCTATTTGGCTGACCTACCTATAGAGTCATATCAAGAAATTAGTCCTCGTATTCTTATTGGATTGGATCACGCAAGTTTGAGTAACATAAGGAAATGTCGTGAAGGAACGCCTAATGAACCAATAGCCGTTAAGACTAGACTAGGATGGACCGTCTACGGCTGCTGCAAAACGAAGGCTACTTATGGTTACGTAAATCATCACACCGCACAACTATGCCAATGTAGAGGTAAGGCAGATGAGGACCTGAACGAGATTATGAAACAGTACTTCTCGTTGGAAGGGCTCGGAGTTAGTACACCGAACAAACTCTTACTATCTAACGAAGATCAAAGGGCAGGCGAGTTGCTGGAAACATTAACCAGGCGCATGAATGGAAGATATGAATCTGGACTCTTATGGAAATACGAAAGCGTTAGGCTTCCTGACAGTAAAACAATGGCATTAAGGCGCTGGGAATGCCTTAATCGGCGGTTGTTGAAAGATCGTGATCTAGCTCAAGTGATTAATTCAACTATCAGTGACTATCTCGTAAAAGGTTatatcagaaaactcactgtcGAAGAACTCACGACCCCGCAAAGCCATATATGGTATCTTCCTATGTTTCCGGTAGTAAATCCCAACAAACCTGGTAAGACGAGACTCGTCTGGGACGCAGCCGCAAAATCTTATGGAGTATCTCTGAACTCCGTACTTCTGAAAGGACCTGACCTTCTGACATCCTTAATATCAGTGCTGATTCGTTTTCGTGAGTTTCGTATGGCGGTTTCCGGGGACATTCGGGAAATGTATCATCAAATCCTGATGAGGCCAGCAGATCAACACCGTCAGCGTTTTTTTTGGAAAGAGAAGGAAACGGACACAAATCCAAGCACGTATATCATGCAAGTGCTGTCATTCGGAGCGTGTTGCTCGCCAAGCATTGCGCAATATGTAAAGAATATGCATGCGAAACGCTACGAGCACGATTACCCAGATGCCGTAGATGCGATCATTCATCAGCATTATGTTGATGATATGCTGATCAGTGCAGAAAGTGAGGAGAAGGCGATACAGTTGGCAACTGATGTAAAAATGATCCATAGGTCTGGAGGATTTGAAATGAGAAATTGGGTGTCAAACTCATCGAGGATCGTAACCGCGCTGAACGGTGAGAAAACCGAAGAGAAAACCATGAATATCGGGCAGATTGGAACCACAGAAAAGGTTCTCGGCATGTGGTGGGATACATCGGCAGACTGCTTCACGTACAAATTATCCACACGACACGACCCCGATCTGCTGGCTGGAAGAAAATGTCCTACAAAGCGTGAAGTTTTACGGACCCTCATGATGATTTTCGACCCGCTCGGCTTGATCAGCCAGTTTACAATGTTTCTACGATCGCTTCTTCAAGAGATATGGAGAGCATCCGTCGACTGGGATGAGCAAATCCATGCTCAACAGTTTGAGAAATGGCTCAAATGGCTGCATGCACTTCCTAGAGTTGCGGATCTTAAGATTCCTCGATGCTATCGCATCGCAACAACGGCAAATGAAAGTAATATCGTTGAAATGCACACCTTTGTAGATGCAAGCGAAAATGGATTTGCAGCAGTTATCTATCTCCGTTTCGAGGAAGGAAACACTGTAGAATGCGCCCTCGCCGGAGCAAAAACAAGAGTTTCACCGCTGAAATTCCTTTCAATTCCGCGATCAGAATTGCAGGCAGCTGTCATCGGAGTAAGACTAGCAGACACAATCCAACGGTCTCTTTCTAAAAACATCCTGAAACGCTTCTTCTGGACAGATTCCAGAGATGTCCTGTGCTGGATTCAATCGGATCATCGACGCTATAGTCAGTACGTGGGAGCACGAATAAGCGAAATATTAGAAACGACGAACATTCAAGATTGGTGTTGGATATCAACGAAACTTAATGTTGCGGATGAAGGAACCAAATGGAAAACCATTCCAGATCTCAGCAGCACTAGTAGGTGGTTTCGTGGACCCGATTTTCTCTGGAAATGCAAAGAAGAATGGCCAGCGAAATTATCATCAGTTGGAGTCACCGACACCGAACTTCGACCGCACCTTCAAATTCATCTGAAGGTCCAGGAACCAGTTATTGATGTAGATAGGTTTAGCCAATGGTCCACTCTTCTGAGAACAACAGCATACGTAATGAGAGCCGTTAGGAACTTCCAATGTACCACACGAAGGATCCCTATAACCGGCGGACCACTCACACGAGACGAGTTAGTTGAAGCCGAGGCCTACCTGTACCGGACTGCTCAACGAAGCACGTACAACCGAGAAGTCTCCATCACGTCCGTAAGTCAACAGGAACAATCACCAtcgaaaatcagcaaaactagtCCTCTTTATGGCTTATATCTATTCCTGGACGAAAACGGCGTTCTAAGGAATCGTGGGCGAGCGAATGGTTGCAAATTCATTGATAGATCTGTCGCTAATCCGGTTGTACTTCCACGGAAACACAGCGTAACCAAGCTCATAGTGATGGACGTCCATAGAAAACTACTGCATCGAAACCATGCGACAATAATAAACGAGCTTAAGCAACGCTACTACATTCCTCGATTAAAGGTTGTTTACAAATCAGTGCGAAATGAATGTCAACTCTGCAAGAACGAACTCGCTCGTCCACACGCACCTATGATGAGCGATCTACCTCCAGCACGTTTAGCTGCCTACAGTCGTCCTTTCTGTCACATGGGGGTGGATTACTTCGGCCCAATGATAGTACGTATCGGTCGTCGCACAGAAAAGCGCTGGGGTGTTCTAGTCACTTGTCTTACTGTACGTGCCATCCATTTAGAAGTCGCTCACTCGCTAACAGCTGACTCCTGCATAATGGCTCTACGCAACGTAATCGCTAGGAGGGGAATTCCAATTACCATATACAGCGATCGTGGGACTAACTTTGTGGGTGCAAACAAAGAACTCAAAATGGCTTTAGAGGAGTTGAATCATGATAAAATTGTGGCAGAGTTAACGACATCACACACGACGTGGAGTTTTATCCCTCCTTTATCACCACATATGGGAGGTGCATGGGAAAGGCTTATTCAAACGGTCaaacaaaacttgaacaaaCTGCTTCCAAGCCACTTACCAAAtgatgaaactttgagaaatatGCTGATAGAGGTGGAATATATCGTTAACTCGAGACCATTGACAGATATCCCTCTCGATGACGATCAATCTCCAGTACTAACACCCAACCACTTCATAACTGGAACGTCCAATGGGTTGCCTCCGTGGACTTGCTTCAATGATAATCCGTTGGCGTTGAAGCAAAGTTGGCGCTTATCACAGGCAATGGCAAACCAGTTCTGGAAACAGTGGATCCATGACTACCTCCCCACAATAACTCGCAGAACGAAATGGTTTACGAAAGTGAAGCCAATCGAGATCAACGACATCGTAATAATCGTCGACATGAGGCTCCCGTGCAATAGCTGA
- the LOC131438441 gene encoding pre-mRNA-splicing factor ISY1 homolog yields the protein MARNAEKAMTTLARWRAAKEAETGKNERRPYLASECRDLQKCERWRLEIIREISKKVAQIQNAGLGEFRIRDLNDEINKLLREKRHWENQISDLGGPHYRRYGPKMFDAEGREVPGNRGYKYFGAAKDLPGVRELFEQEPPPPPKKTRAELMKDIDADYYGYRDDDDGILLPLEEKAEKQAIQKAVEEWKQLQTSGEQKEIEPEEDIYGSDARISSDADKQMKDDPMGLLGPRFTAHVPVPSQKDIEAALLRKRKLELMKKYGIEDDEDM from the exons ATG GCTCGCAATGCGGAAAAGGCTAT GACAACACTGGCTCGGTGGCGAGCTGCtaaggaagcggaaaccggtaaAAACGAGCGTCGACCATATCTGGCATCCGAATGCAGAGACCTCCAAAAATGCGAAAGGTGGCGCTTGGAAATCATTCgcgaaatttccaaaaaagtTGCTCAAATTCAGAACG CCGGATTAGGTGAGTTTCGTATTCGTGATTTGAACGATGAAATTAACAAACTACTTCGCGAGAAGCGTCACTGGGAGAATCAGATTTCGGATTTGGGAGGACCACACTATCGTCGTTATGGGccaaaaatgtttgatgccgAAGGAAGAGAGGTTCCAGGAAACCGTGGATACAAGTATTTCGGAGCGGCCAAGGATCTACCGGGTGTGCGAGAACTATTTGAACAGGAGCCACCACCGCCACCGAAAAAAACACGAGCCGAATTGATGAAGGACATCGATGCCGATTATTACGGCTACAGAGACGATGATGACGGGATACTGTTGCCATTGGAAGAAAAGGCTGAAAAACAAGCTATTCAGAAAGCCGTGGAAGAATGGAAACAGCTGCAGACCAGTGGGGAACAGAAAGAAATCGAACCAGAGGAAGATATCTACGGATCGGATGCTAGAATAAGTTCCGATGCGGACAAACAGATGAAAGATGACCCGATGGGGCTTTTGGGTCCACGGTTTACCGCACATGTGCCTGTTCCTAGCCAAAAAGATATTGAGGCAGCTCTACTTCGGAAACGAAAACTAGAACTAATGAAAAAATACGGTATAGAAGACGATGAGGACAtgtaa
- the LOC131438430 gene encoding protein phosphatase 1 regulatory subunit 21, whose translation METENSSKYQKLATEYSKLRAQASVLKRAVLEEQNKNAVLRESLRLKEANMRKSEQEVDSLGFRNKQLERRVAALQENIEQELKKGTAKGQKTKTNNDANSTVDADAKVIAEELQKKILENAQLVTLLDDKNAEIKQCQLRLDGLNRDLQQQVSMEQKLRKEIETLSLRNTELEAKISEATSTIGSEDGLSVMAEMETHYSNHFSSNSSQVTNAGAGGAVTINHNNNNNNNTAGNNLHCDDRIVFLEKELCHWRAQYELLKIDSSSHQRAEDTVRKDESTDESAEIKSEDNQTQSEFHLREQKLTECFTKSITGLFHDKCRAESKLTSHLLESQRLQSHLDITKNRLKESEEAKRDEEQRYRIIEDELARTRLNYEEQISVLTEQVISLSDQLANCK comes from the exons ATGGAAACCGAGAATAGCTCAAAGTATCAGAAGCTGGCGACTGAGTATTCCAAG cTAAGAGCACAAGCCAGTGTTTTGAAACGTGCCGTGTTGGAAGAACAGAACAAGAATGCCGTTCTGCGAGAATCGCTCCGATTGAAAGAAGCCAACATGCGAAAGTCGGAACAGGAGGTAGACAGCCTTGGTTTCCGAAACAAGCAATTGGAACGAAGAGTCGCTGCATTGCAAGAAAATATCGAGCAAGAACTAAAGAAAGGTACCGCCAAAggacaaaaaacgaaaacaaacaacGACGCAAACTCAACCGTGGATGCCGATGCAAAGGTAATCGCTGAGGAGCTTCAGaagaaaattttggaaaatgctCAGTTGGTAACGTTGTTGGACGATAAAAATGCGGAGATAAAGCAGTGTCAGTTACGACTGGACGGACTCAATCGAGACTTGCAGCAACAGGTTTCTATGGAGCAAAAGTTGAGGAAAGAGATTGAAACTCTGAGTCTAAGAAATACGGAACTAGAGGCAAAGATATCTGAAGCTACCAGCACG ATTGGCAGCGAAGATGGTTTGAGTGTTATGGCAGAAATGGAAACCCATTACAGTAATCATTTTAGCAGTAATTCTAGCCAGGTGACAAATGCGGGCGCTGGTGGTGCAGTGACCATCAatcacaataataataacaacaacaataccGCCGGAAATAACCTTCACTGTGATGATAGGATAGTATTCCTCGAAAAGGAACTGTGCCACTGGAGGGCCCAGTACGAACTACTCAAGATTGATTCCTCTAGTCACCAGCGAGCGGAAGATACGGTCAGAAAAGATGAATCGACGGACGAGTCTGCTGAGAT aaaatcagAAGACAATCAGACtcaaagtgagttccatttgcgAGAACAGAAACTGACGGAGTGCTTCACCAAAAGCATCACCGGCTTATTCCATGACAAGTGTCGAGCCGAATCCAAACTGACGTCGCATTTATTAGAG TCTCAAAGACTTCAATCTCATCTGGATATCACAAAGAACCGTCTGAAAGAGAGCGAGGAGGCCAAACGAGATGAAGAGCAGCGCTATCGAATTATCGAGGATGAACTG GCACGAACCCGTCTAAACTATGAGGAACAGATCAGCGTGCTGACGGAACAAGTGATTAGCTTGAGTGATCAGCTGGCAAATTGCAAATAA